A part of Ziziphus jujuba cultivar Dongzao chromosome 8, ASM3175591v1 genomic DNA contains:
- the LOC107413586 gene encoding 3-ketoacyl-CoA synthase 19 produces the protein MELFSMAILGLIVFVCYSFTYLIWSLVLQYWKDQPCYMLAYECFKASEDRKLNTDASAKIIFRNKNLGLEEYRFLLKTIVSSGIGEETYCPKIVMEGRENCPTHDDALYEMDEIIFQTLDNLFSKTKISPSQIDMLVVNVSLFSPAPSLTSRIINRYKMKDNIKSFNLSGMGCSASLIAIDLVHQLFKAYKNTNSYAIVVSTESMGPNWYCGKEKAMILSNCLFRIGGCSMLFTNNESLKHQAILKLKCLARTHFGSNDEAYQCCIQVEDDDGYRGFRLTKSLTKAAAKAFTLNLHVLVPKMFPLKELLHYYPLLRKSSKTKSSALVETMGIGLNFKSAVEHFCIHPGGRAVIDGVGKSLELSDYDLEPSRMALHRFGNTSAGGFWYVLGYMEAKKRLRKGDRILMISFGAGFKCNNCVWEVMQDLDDANVWKDCIDSYPPTSLVNPFMEKYSWLNDEYLSFVRME, from the coding sequence ATGGAGCTTTTTTCCATGGCAATATTGGGTCTAatagtatttgtatgttattCTTTCACCTACCTGATCTGGAGCCTGGTTCTTCAGTACTGGAAAGACCAACCCTGCTACATGTTAGCATATGAATGCTTTAAAGCTTCGGAAGATAGGAAATTGAACACCGACGCCAGCGCGAAAATCATCTTTAGGAATAAGAATCTGGGGCTCGAAGAGTACAGATTCCTCTTGAAAACGATTGTCAGTTCAGGCATCGGCGAAGAGACATACTGTCCGAAGATCGTCATGGAAGGACGAGAGAATTGTCCAACGCACGATGATGCATTATACGAGATGGACGAGATCATCTTCCAAACACTGGACAATCTCTTTTCGAAGACGAAAATTTCCCCGTCGCAGATCGATATGCTCGTCGTCAATGTCTCCTTGTTCTCTCCCGCACCTTCTCTGACATCTCGGATCATCAACCGATACAAGATGAAAGACAACATCAAGTCCTTCAACCTCTCTGGGATGGGTTGCAGTGCGAGTCTCATTGCCATTGATCTTGTCCACCAATTGTTCAAAGCTTACAAAAACACCAACTCGTACGCCATTGTTGTGAGCACGGAATCAATGGGTCCGAATTGGTACTGTGGGAAAGAAAAGGCAATGATCCTCTCCAACTGTTTGTTCCGGATTGGTGGATGCTCCATGTTGTTCACCAACAACGAAAGTCTAAAACACCAAGCGATTTTGAAACTGAAATGCTTAGCTCGAACCCATTTCGGCTCGAATGATGAAGCTTACCAATGTTGCATACAagtagaagatgatgatggttACAGAGGTTTTCGACTCACAAAAAGCCTCACCAAAGCAGCAGCTAAAGCTTTTACACTAAACCTCCATGTTTTAGTACCCAAAATGTTTCCATTGAAAGAATTACTTCACTACTACCCCTTGCTGAGGAAAAGCAGTAAAACTAAGAGCTCGGCATTAGTTGAGACAATGGGAATTGGGCTGAATTTCAAATCCGCCGTCGAACACTTTTGTATCCATCCCGGTGGTAGGGCCGTCATCGATGGTGTTGGTAAGAGCTTGGAGCTTAGTGATTATGATCTTGAACCATCACGAATGGCACTTCACAGGTTTGGTAATACATCGGCTGGTGGATTTTGGTATGTTTTGGGATACATGGAGGCTAAAAAGAGGCTTAGGAAAGGAGATAGGATTTTGATGATTAGCTTCGGAGCAGGTTTCAAATGCAACAACTGCGTGTGGGAAGTGATGCAGGATTTGGATGATGCTAATGTGTGGAAGGATTGCATAGATAGTTACCCTCCAACTTCTTTAGTGAATCCTTTCATGGAGAAGTATAGTTGGCTCAACGATGAATATCTAAGTTTCGTTCGGATGGAGTAG
- the LOC107413579 gene encoding 3-ketoacyl-CoA synthase 19: protein MNISHHMEFPMLAVCLFSVFYTISILWKIVLQWRSSDRTCYMLAYECFKPADFQKVDVHSSAEIILRNKNLGLEDYRFMLKTMASSGLGEETYGPKTVMAGREQCPTLSDAFSEMDEIIFGTLDKLFARTQIPPSEISILIVNVALFAPSPSLTSRIVNRYKMREDIKSFNLSGMGCSASIIAVEVVQNLFVTKKNSYAIVVSTECMGTNWYCGKERSMMISNILFRSGGCSMLFTNKKALKHRSILKLNCLVRTHTGSDDEAYNCCIEVEDEEGYKGFHLSKNLTKVAAKALTSNLKVLLPKILPLSEQLRYMILLARNKIRIISSSKTENARIDLNIKSGIDHFCVHPGSRGVIDGIGKSLKLSEYDLEPSRMALHRFGNTSSGGFWYALGYMEAKKRLKKGDKILMIGLGAGFKCNNCVWEVTRDLDDVNVWRDCIDSYPRSSGVNPFKETYGWINEEYLNFVRFDPTSF, encoded by the exons ATGAATATCTCTCACCATATGGAGTTCCCAATGTTGGCAGTCTGTCTATTCTCCGTATTCTATACCATCTCCATCCTCTGGAAGATTGTTCTTCAATGGAGATCATCAGACAGAACCTGCTACATGCTAGCCTATGAATGCTTCAAACCGGCCGACTTCCAGAAGGTCGATGTCCATTCCAGCGCCGAAATCATCTTGAGAAACAAGAATCTGGGACTCGAAGACTACAGATTCATGTTGAAAACCATGGCCAGTTCAGGCCTTGGCGAAGAAACCTATGGTCCGAAAACTGTCATGGCCGGTCGAGAACAATGTCCAACTCTCTCCGATGCCTTTTCGGAGATGGATGAAATCATCTTCGGAACCCTCGACAAGCTCTTTGCCAGAACGCAAATTCCTCCGTCGGAAATTTCCATACTCATCGTCAACGTCGCTTTATTTGCTCCTTCACCTTCTCTTACATCTCGGATCGTCAACAG gtATAAAATGAGGGAGGACATCAAGTCCTTCAACCTGTCAGGAATGGGCTGCAGTGCTAGTATCATCGCTGTCGAGGTCGTCCAGAACTTGTTCGTCACGAAAAAGAACTCGTATGCCATTGTTGTGAGCACCGAATGCATGGGAACCAACTGGTACTGCGGGAAAGAAAGATCCATGATGATCTCCAACATTCTCTTCCGAAGCGGAGGCTGTTCGATGCTCTTCACGAACAAAAAGGCTTTAAAGCACCGTTCCATTTTGAAATTGAACTGCCTGGTTCGAACCCATACAGGTTCGGATGATGAAGCGTATAATTGTTGCATAGAAGtagaagatgaagaaggataTAAAGGTTTTCATCTCTCCAAGAATCTCACAAAAGTAGCAGCTAAGGCGTTGACATCGAACCTTAAAGTTCTTTTACCTAAAATTCTTCCACTAAGCGAACAACTTCGCTACATGATTTTACTTGCACGGAACAAAATTAGAATTATTAGTTCTTCCAAGACTGAAAATGCCAGGATTGATTTGAACATCAAGTCTGGCATCGATCACTTCTGCGTCCACCCAGGTAGTCGTGGTGTTATCGATGGTATTGGCAAGAGCTTGAAGCTAAGTGAATATGATCTTGAACCATCTAGAATGGCACTTCACAGGTTTGGCAATACATCATCTGGTGGATTTTGGTATGCTTTAGGTTATATGGAGGCCAAAAAGAGGCTAAAGAAAGGTGACAAGATTTTGATGATAGGGTTAGGAGCAGGATTCAAATGCAACAACTGTGTTTGGGAGGTAACTAGGGATTTGGATGATGTTAATGTGTGGAGAGATTGCATAGATAGTTACCCTCGTAGTTCAGGTGTGAATCCCTTCAAGGAGACCTATGGTTGGATCAACGAAGAATATCTAAACTTCGTTCGGTTCGATCCTACGTCATTTTGA